From a region of the Nocardioides ginsengisegetis genome:
- a CDS encoding RNA polymerase-binding protein RbpA, with amino-acid sequence MAGGGGNAIRGSRVGAGPMGEAERGEAAPRQAVTYFCSHEHRSVVTFSVEAQVPDSWDCPKCGLPAGRDAENAPPAPKIEPYKTHLAYVKERRSDKEAEDILDEALALLRSRRKSGDIIF; translated from the coding sequence GTGGCTGGTGGTGGAGGAAACGCTATTCGCGGTAGCCGGGTGGGGGCCGGCCCGATGGGTGAGGCGGAGCGTGGCGAAGCAGCCCCGCGCCAGGCCGTCACCTACTTCTGCTCGCACGAGCACCGTTCGGTCGTGACCTTCTCGGTCGAGGCCCAGGTGCCGGACTCGTGGGACTGCCCCAAGTGCGGTCTCCCGGCCGGCCGGGACGCCGAGAACGCGCCCCCGGCTCCGAAGATCGAGCCCTACAAGACGCACCTCGCCTACGTGAAGGAGCGTCGCTCCGACAAGGAGGCCGAGGACATCCTCGACGAGGCCCTCGCCCTCCTGCGCTCACGCCGCAAGTCCGGCGACATCATCTTCTGA
- the tkt gene encoding transketolase: MDAVQKVGNGHPGTAMSLAPAAYLLFQKVMRHNPADPHWPGRDRFVLSCGHSSITLYTQLFLGGWGLELDDLKALRTWGSLTPGHPEHGHTAGVETTTGPLGQGVANAVGMAMAARRERGLLDPNADEGDSPFDHHVYALCSDGDLEEGVSGEASSIAGTQQLGNLTVIYDANRISIEGDTDVAFTEDVAKRYEAYGWHVQTVDWTNDGTKYVEDVPALHAAIQKAEAVTDQPSFIVLRTIIAWPAPNAQNTGAAHGSALGAEEVAATKKVMGFDPEQTFEVPDEVLAHTRLAVERGKAAQAEWDKAFQHWTTKPSADADLYERLQTRTLPEGWADDLPTFEADPKGVATRKASGAVINAIAARVPELWGGSADLAESNNTTIKDAPSFIPKTRSTDEWSGDPLAGRVLHFGIREHAMGAIMNGIALHGGTRVFGGTFLTFSDYMRGAVRLAALMKLPVTYVWTHDSIGLGEDGPTHQPIEHLAALRAIPGLDIVRPGDANEVAAAWKAVLSRTDRPAGLALTRQNVPVFPRGTEGFADTSNVHRGGYVLLDAEGGEPDVVLVATGSEVQLAVEARTLLAEQGVQARVVSMPCREWFDEQEPAYRQTVIPPTVKARVSVEAGVAQGWREIVGDHGRIVSIDTYGASADFARIFTEYGITAEAVVAAAHDSIREASHE, translated from the coding sequence ATGGACGCGGTGCAGAAGGTCGGCAACGGCCACCCGGGCACGGCCATGAGCCTGGCCCCCGCGGCGTACCTCCTCTTCCAGAAGGTCATGCGGCACAACCCTGCCGACCCGCACTGGCCCGGTCGCGACCGCTTCGTGCTGTCGTGCGGCCACAGCTCGATCACGCTCTACACGCAGCTCTTCCTGGGCGGCTGGGGCCTCGAGCTCGACGACCTGAAGGCGCTGCGCACCTGGGGCAGCCTGACCCCCGGCCACCCCGAGCACGGCCACACCGCCGGCGTCGAGACCACGACCGGCCCGCTGGGCCAGGGCGTCGCCAACGCGGTCGGCATGGCGATGGCCGCCCGCCGCGAGCGCGGCCTGCTCGACCCCAACGCCGACGAGGGCGACTCCCCCTTCGACCACCACGTCTACGCGCTGTGCTCCGACGGCGACCTGGAGGAGGGCGTCTCGGGCGAGGCCTCCTCGATCGCCGGCACCCAGCAGCTGGGCAACCTGACGGTGATCTACGACGCCAACCGGATCTCCATCGAGGGCGACACCGACGTGGCCTTCACCGAGGACGTCGCCAAGCGCTACGAGGCCTACGGCTGGCACGTGCAGACCGTCGACTGGACCAACGACGGCACGAAGTACGTCGAGGACGTCCCGGCGCTCCACGCGGCCATCCAGAAGGCCGAGGCGGTCACCGACCAGCCGAGCTTCATCGTGCTGCGCACGATCATCGCGTGGCCCGCCCCCAACGCCCAGAACACCGGCGCCGCGCACGGCTCCGCGCTGGGCGCCGAGGAGGTCGCGGCGACCAAGAAGGTCATGGGCTTCGACCCGGAGCAGACCTTCGAGGTCCCCGACGAGGTCCTCGCCCACACCCGGCTCGCCGTCGAGCGCGGCAAGGCCGCGCAGGCCGAGTGGGACAAGGCGTTCCAGCACTGGACGACCAAGCCCTCCGCCGACGCCGACCTCTACGAGCGGCTGCAGACCCGCACCCTCCCCGAGGGCTGGGCCGACGACCTGCCGACCTTCGAGGCCGACCCCAAGGGTGTCGCCACCCGCAAGGCCTCCGGCGCTGTGATCAACGCCATCGCGGCCCGCGTGCCCGAGCTGTGGGGTGGCTCGGCCGACCTGGCGGAGTCCAACAACACGACGATCAAGGACGCGCCGTCCTTCATCCCCAAGACGCGCTCCACCGACGAGTGGTCCGGTGACCCGCTGGCCGGCCGCGTGCTGCACTTCGGCATCCGCGAGCACGCCATGGGCGCGATCATGAACGGCATCGCCCTCCACGGCGGCACCCGCGTCTTCGGCGGCACCTTCCTGACGTTCTCCGACTACATGCGCGGCGCCGTGCGCCTCGCGGCCCTGATGAAGCTGCCGGTCACCTACGTGTGGACCCACGACTCCATCGGCCTCGGTGAGGACGGTCCGACCCACCAGCCGATCGAGCACCTCGCCGCGCTGCGCGCCATCCCCGGCCTCGACATCGTCCGGCCGGGCGACGCCAACGAGGTCGCGGCCGCGTGGAAGGCCGTGCTCTCGCGCACCGACCGTCCCGCCGGCCTCGCGCTCACGCGCCAGAACGTGCCGGTCTTCCCGCGCGGCACCGAGGGCTTCGCGGACACCTCCAACGTGCACCGCGGCGGCTACGTCCTGCTCGACGCCGAGGGCGGCGAGCCGGACGTGGTCCTGGTCGCGACCGGCTCCGAGGTCCAGCTCGCCGTCGAGGCGCGCACGCTCCTCGCCGAGCAGGGCGTGCAGGCCCGCGTCGTCTCCATGCCGTGCCGCGAGTGGTTCGACGAGCAGGAGCCGGCGTACCGCCAGACCGTGATCCCCCCGACCGTCAAGGCGCGCGTCTCGGTCGAGGCCGGCGTCGCGCAGGGCTGGCGCGAGATCGTGGGCGACCACGGCCGCATCGTCTCGATCGACACCTACGGCGCGTCCGCGGACTTCGCGCGGATCTTCACCGAGTACGGCATCACCGCGGAGGCCGTCGTGGCCGCCGCGCACGACAGCATCCGGGAGGCATCGCATGAGTGA
- the pgl gene encoding 6-phosphogluconolactonase, translated as MSAALVEVHEGPEALATAVAGELLSRIEDAQADGREPHIGLTGGTIARRIHAEVARLSPDSDVDWSRVVVWWGDERFVAPDDPDRNAGQARSDFLDAVPVDPGKVHPMPSTADASSAEQGAADYGDAMRADGAGEFEVLMLGVGPDGHVASLFPGHAALDVDDRIAVRVHDSPKPPPERISLTLAALNRSRSVWFLVSGEEKADAVARALAEPPPDLHDIPAAGVSGLEETIWFLDRPAASRL; from the coding sequence GTGAGCGCCGCCCTCGTCGAGGTCCACGAGGGTCCCGAGGCGCTGGCGACCGCCGTCGCCGGCGAGCTGCTGTCCCGGATCGAGGACGCGCAGGCGGACGGCCGCGAGCCGCACATCGGGCTCACCGGCGGCACCATCGCCCGGCGCATCCACGCCGAGGTCGCCCGCCTCTCCCCCGACTCCGACGTCGACTGGTCGCGGGTCGTGGTCTGGTGGGGCGACGAACGCTTCGTGGCTCCCGACGACCCGGACCGCAACGCCGGCCAGGCCAGGTCGGACTTCCTCGACGCGGTGCCGGTCGACCCGGGCAAGGTGCACCCGATGCCCTCGACGGCCGACGCTTCCTCGGCGGAGCAGGGAGCCGCCGACTACGGCGACGCCATGCGCGCGGACGGCGCCGGCGAGTTCGAGGTGCTGATGCTGGGCGTCGGCCCCGACGGGCACGTCGCCTCGCTGTTCCCCGGCCACGCCGCCCTGGACGTCGACGACCGGATCGCCGTACGCGTCCACGACTCGCCCAAGCCGCCGCCCGAGCGGATCAGCCTGACCCTCGCCGCCCTCAACCGCTCGCGGTCCGTGTGGTTCCTGGTCAGCGGCGAGGAGAAGGCCGACGCCGTCGCCCGCGCCCTCGCCGAGCCCCCGCCCGACCTCCACGACATCCCCGCCGCCGGCGTCAGCGGCCTCGAGGAGACCATCTGGTTCCTCGACCGCCCCGCCGCCTCGCGCCTCTGA
- a CDS encoding glucose-6-phosphate dehydrogenase assembly protein OpcA, with translation MIELLDTNSAGIAAEFVRARTKAGSPAMGMVMTLVIVVDEDVAEDAMAAAQAASHEHPARVLGVILGDGRGSGVVNAQVGTGSGWTGETALIRLKGEVVKHPESVVLPLLLPDSPVAVWWPSNPPDDPATDPLGMLAQRRITDAAGASRNKGKAIHQQCASYAKGNTDLAWTRITPWRALLAAALDQHELKVTSASVTSERISPSADLLAAWLADRLKVKVSRHASSGPGITEVVLETKDGPISIARPDGKLATFSSPGRPDRPIALKRRDLPELLGEELRRLDEDDIYAATARKLLAMRTAT, from the coding sequence ATGATCGAGCTCCTGGACACCAACTCCGCGGGGATCGCGGCCGAGTTCGTCCGCGCCCGCACCAAGGCCGGCAGCCCTGCGATGGGCATGGTGATGACCCTGGTCATCGTCGTCGACGAGGACGTCGCGGAGGACGCGATGGCGGCCGCGCAGGCTGCTTCCCACGAGCACCCCGCGCGGGTGCTGGGCGTGATCCTCGGTGACGGCCGCGGCAGCGGTGTGGTCAACGCCCAGGTCGGCACCGGCTCCGGCTGGACCGGCGAGACCGCCCTGATCCGGCTCAAGGGCGAGGTGGTCAAGCACCCCGAGTCGGTCGTGCTCCCGCTCCTGCTTCCCGACTCCCCCGTCGCCGTCTGGTGGCCCTCGAACCCGCCCGACGACCCGGCCACGGACCCGCTCGGCATGCTGGCGCAGCGGCGGATCACCGATGCGGCCGGGGCCTCGCGCAACAAGGGCAAGGCGATCCACCAGCAGTGCGCGTCGTACGCCAAGGGCAACACGGACCTCGCGTGGACGCGGATCACCCCGTGGCGGGCGCTGCTGGCCGCGGCGCTGGACCAGCACGAGCTCAAGGTGACGTCGGCGTCGGTCACGTCCGAGCGGATCAGTCCCAGCGCCGACCTGCTGGCCGCATGGCTGGCCGACCGGCTCAAGGTGAAGGTGTCGCGGCACGCATCCTCGGGCCCCGGCATCACCGAGGTCGTCCTGGAGACGAAGGACGGGCCGATCTCGATCGCGCGTCCCGACGGCAAGCTGGCGACGTTCAGCTCGCCGGGCCGGCCGGACCGGCCGATCGCGCTCAAGCGTCGCGACCTGCCCGAGCTGCTGGGCGAGGAGCTGCGGCGCCTCGACGAGGACGACATCTACGCCGCGACGGCGCGCAAGCTGCTGGCGATGCGGACGGCGACGTGA
- the tpiA gene encoding triose-phosphate isomerase has protein sequence MAKRTPLMAGNWKMNLNHQEAVVLVQKLAWTLNDKKHDYARVEVVVCPPFTDLRSVQTLVDGDRLQVKYAAQDVSTQDSGAYTGEISASMLAKLGCSYVVVGHSERREYHAESDQVVNAKAHKALAAGMTPIVCVGEGLEVRKAGEHVPYTLAQVDGSLAGFTAEQVAGLVVAYEPVWAIGTGEVATPDDAQEVCAAIRARIGETHGADAAGAVRVLYGGSVKAANVAGIMEQDDVDGCLVGGASLQADEFGGICRFHEMPVL, from the coding sequence ATGGCCAAGCGCACCCCGCTCATGGCGGGCAACTGGAAGATGAACCTCAACCACCAGGAAGCGGTGGTGCTGGTCCAGAAGCTCGCCTGGACGCTCAACGACAAGAAGCACGACTACGCCCGCGTCGAGGTCGTCGTCTGCCCGCCCTTCACCGACCTGCGGTCGGTGCAGACGCTCGTCGACGGTGACCGCCTGCAGGTGAAGTACGCCGCCCAGGACGTCTCCACGCAGGACTCCGGCGCCTACACCGGCGAGATCTCGGCCTCGATGCTGGCCAAGCTCGGCTGCTCCTACGTCGTGGTCGGGCACTCCGAGCGTCGCGAGTACCACGCCGAGAGCGACCAGGTCGTCAACGCCAAGGCCCACAAGGCGCTGGCGGCCGGGATGACGCCGATCGTGTGCGTCGGCGAGGGCCTGGAGGTCCGCAAGGCCGGCGAGCACGTCCCCTACACGCTGGCGCAGGTCGACGGCTCGCTCGCGGGGTTCACCGCCGAGCAGGTCGCCGGCCTCGTCGTGGCCTACGAGCCCGTCTGGGCGATCGGGACCGGTGAGGTCGCGACCCCCGACGACGCGCAGGAGGTGTGCGCGGCGATCCGGGCCCGCATCGGCGAGACACACGGTGCGGACGCGGCGGGCGCCGTACGCGTTCTCTACGGCGGTTCGGTCAAGGCTGCGAACGTCGCGGGCATCATGGAGCAGGACGACGTCGACGGCTGTCTCGTGGGAGGTGCGAGCCTCCAGGCAGACGAGTTCGGGGGGATCTGCCGCTTCCACGAGATGCCTGTCCTGTAA
- the zwf gene encoding glucose-6-phosphate dehydrogenase → MTYTNPLRDPQDRRLPRIAGPCGMVLFGVTGDLSRKKVMPAIYDLANRGLLPPGFSLVGFARRDWANQDFAQIVHDSVKAHARTEFREEVWKQLAEGFRFVSGDFDDDRAFETLRRTIEELDEVRGTGGNHAFYLAIPPAFFGNVVGQLQEHGLADPEEGSWRRVVVEKPFGHDLESARELNGILDGVFPPGSIFRIDHYLGKETVQNILAMRFANAMFEPLWNNNYVDHVQITMAEDIGIGGRAGYYDGIGAARDVIQNHLLQLMCLVAMEEPTSFDAESLRIEKQKVLKSIALPRRLDLATARGQYAEGWQGGEKVVGFLEEEGIRKTSTTETFAAVRLDVDTRRWAGVPFYLRTGKRLGRRVTEVAVVFKQAPHLPFSESSTEELTHNALVIRVQPDEGMTIRFGSKVPGTAMEIRDVNMDFAYGGSFTEESPEAYERLILDVLLGDPPLFPRHEEVELSWKILDPILEAWAKKGKPDAYESGTWGPASADKMLARDGRVWRRP, encoded by the coding sequence GTGACCTACACCAACCCCCTACGCGACCCGCAGGACCGCCGCCTGCCGCGCATCGCCGGCCCGTGCGGCATGGTGCTGTTCGGCGTGACCGGTGACCTGTCGCGCAAGAAGGTCATGCCGGCGATCTACGACCTCGCCAACCGGGGCCTGCTGCCGCCCGGCTTCAGCCTCGTGGGCTTCGCGCGCCGCGACTGGGCCAACCAGGACTTCGCGCAGATCGTCCACGACTCGGTGAAGGCGCACGCCCGCACCGAGTTCCGCGAGGAGGTCTGGAAGCAGCTCGCCGAGGGCTTCCGCTTCGTGTCGGGCGACTTCGACGACGACCGCGCCTTCGAGACGCTCCGCCGTACGATCGAGGAGCTCGACGAGGTGCGCGGCACGGGCGGCAACCACGCCTTCTACCTCGCGATCCCGCCGGCGTTCTTCGGGAACGTCGTCGGCCAGCTGCAGGAGCACGGGCTGGCCGATCCGGAGGAGGGATCGTGGCGCCGGGTCGTGGTGGAGAAGCCGTTCGGACACGACCTGGAGTCCGCACGCGAGCTCAACGGCATCCTCGACGGCGTCTTCCCGCCGGGCTCGATCTTCCGGATCGACCACTACCTCGGCAAGGAGACGGTCCAGAACATCCTGGCGATGCGCTTCGCCAACGCGATGTTCGAGCCGCTGTGGAACAACAACTACGTCGACCACGTGCAGATCACCATGGCCGAGGACATCGGCATCGGCGGCCGCGCGGGCTACTACGACGGCATCGGCGCCGCCCGTGACGTCATCCAGAACCACCTCCTCCAGCTGATGTGCCTCGTCGCGATGGAGGAGCCGACCTCGTTCGACGCCGAGAGCCTGCGGATCGAGAAGCAGAAGGTGCTCAAGAGCATCGCGCTGCCGCGCCGCCTCGACCTGGCCACCGCCCGCGGGCAGTACGCCGAGGGCTGGCAGGGCGGCGAGAAGGTCGTCGGCTTCCTCGAGGAGGAGGGGATCCGCAAGACCTCCACGACCGAGACGTTCGCGGCGGTGCGGCTCGACGTCGACACCCGCCGCTGGGCCGGGGTGCCGTTCTACCTGCGCACCGGCAAGAGGCTGGGCCGCCGTGTCACCGAGGTGGCGGTCGTGTTCAAGCAGGCGCCGCACCTGCCGTTCAGCGAGTCCTCCACCGAGGAGCTGACCCACAACGCGCTGGTCATCCGCGTGCAGCCCGACGAGGGCATGACGATCCGCTTCGGCTCCAAGGTGCCCGGCACCGCGATGGAGATCCGCGACGTCAACATGGACTTCGCCTACGGCGGTTCGTTCACCGAGGAGTCACCCGAGGCCTACGAGCGCCTGATCCTGGACGTGCTGCTGGGTGACCCGCCGCTGTTCCCGCGGCACGAGGAGGTCGAGCTCTCGTGGAAGATCCTCGACCCGATCCTCGAGGCGTGGGCGAAGAAGGGGAAGCCGGACGCCTACGAGTCCGGCACCTGGGGACCCGCGTCCGCCGACAAGATGCTGGCGCGTGACGGAAGGGTGTGGCGACGTCCATGA
- a CDS encoding type IV toxin-antitoxin system AbiEi family antitoxin: MRPPPSWLPPDLVLLDERCPLPLDRPFTADQAAGLGVSRWFIRLLMDRALIRPILRGTYVVTQVRDCVDLRAAALRLVIPESAIVTDRTAAWLLGVDILPRSAVHAPPPLDVFSSTCSRLRRPGVASGTRQFLPRDLTVVHGVRVTTPLRTALDLGRRLWRFDALAALDGFLRIGVDHDELLAEVERFRGERGVVQLRWLAPLADGRSESVGESVLRLHWYDAGLPKPELQWWVHDETGAPVFRLDLAHPELRYAAEYNGERFHSGDEAEGKDAHRLEWLESRDSWLLDVFTGADVFGLQATAPDRLLAGFHRARQRCGLWVPESAYRDAQP; encoded by the coding sequence ATGCGACCCCCACCTTCGTGGCTCCCGCCTGACCTGGTTCTCCTCGACGAGCGCTGCCCGCTGCCCCTGGATCGACCGTTCACGGCCGACCAGGCGGCGGGGCTGGGCGTCTCGAGATGGTTCATCAGGCTGCTCATGGATCGAGCCCTGATCAGGCCGATCCTGCGCGGCACCTACGTCGTCACCCAGGTCCGCGACTGTGTCGATCTGAGGGCGGCGGCCCTTCGCCTGGTCATCCCCGAGTCGGCGATCGTCACCGACCGGACGGCGGCGTGGCTGCTCGGCGTGGACATCCTGCCGCGCTCGGCCGTCCATGCGCCCCCTCCGCTCGACGTCTTCAGCTCGACCTGCTCGAGACTTCGACGCCCGGGTGTCGCGAGCGGCACCCGACAGTTCCTCCCGCGCGACCTGACCGTCGTGCATGGAGTGCGCGTCACCACGCCGCTGCGCACCGCCCTGGACCTGGGGCGCCGCCTCTGGCGCTTCGACGCGCTGGCGGCGCTCGACGGGTTCCTGCGGATCGGGGTCGACCACGACGAGCTGCTGGCCGAGGTCGAGCGCTTCCGCGGGGAGCGGGGCGTGGTTCAGCTCCGCTGGCTGGCGCCCCTGGCCGACGGCCGGTCGGAGTCGGTGGGCGAATCGGTCCTGCGGCTGCACTGGTACGACGCGGGGCTACCGAAGCCCGAGCTCCAGTGGTGGGTCCACGACGAAACGGGCGCTCCCGTCTTCCGTCTCGATCTCGCGCACCCCGAGCTGAGGTATGCCGCCGAGTACAACGGCGAGCGGTTCCACTCGGGCGACGAGGCGGAGGGGAAGGACGCTCACCGCCTTGAGTGGCTCGAGTCGCGGGACAGCTGGCTCCTCGACGTGTTCACGGGCGCCGACGTGTTCGGACTCCAGGCCACCGCGCCGGACCGGCTGCTCGCGGGATTTCACCGGGCCCGCCAACGGTGCGGGCTCTGGGTGCCCGAGTCGGCGTACCGCGACGCGCAACCGTAA
- the secG gene encoding preprotein translocase subunit SecG, giving the protein MTLFFTIILVAASVLMVLLVLLHKGRGGGLSDMFGGGVSSSLGGSSVAERNLDRLTVGIGVIWFATVIALGLLLAYQN; this is encoded by the coding sequence GTGACTCTCTTCTTCACGATCATCCTCGTTGCAGCGAGCGTGCTGATGGTCCTTCTGGTCCTGCTCCACAAGGGTCGCGGTGGCGGCCTCTCGGACATGTTCGGCGGTGGCGTGTCGAGCTCCCTCGGGGGCTCGTCCGTGGCTGAGCGCAACCTCGACCGCCTCACGGTCGGGATCGGCGTGATCTGGTTTGCCACCGTGATCGCTCTCGGCCTGCTCCTGGCCTACCAGAACTGA
- a CDS encoding glucose-6-phosphate isomerase — MTETAWNTVSGSDTGAAFELFFGYPDEASFAATVQALVADGVASGIARKDKTLWGPAAEDESGKRLSWVSLSETSRPLVAEIAALQVELRDAGLSRVVLCGMGGSSLAPEVICGAAGVELDVLDSSDPDFVRTALEDRLGETVVVVSSKSGGTVETDSQRRAYEKAFTDAGIDPAQRIVVVTDPGSPLEKSAREAGYRVFLADPEVGGRYSALTAFGLVPSGLAGADIGRLLDEAEAIRPALEADSVDNPGLRLGGLLGVANLAGVDKLVLANAGATYAGFGDWAEQLIAESTGKDGKGILPVVVDALDSPNFVPSTGDEVLATFGPDFVFGPDAEQVRPTSGYGVHVDAPLGAQMLLWEYATAVAGRVIGISPFDQPDVESAKAAAREMLDGGGETPTPLFVQGPVTVYASPGWLPPEARTVSAAVAALLSELDQEHGYVSVQAYLDRHRDAALTGVRDTLAVRTGRPVTFGWGPRFLHSTGQYHKGGPATGVYLQVTGDPQADLAVPDRPFTFHEFLTAQAVGDGSVLASHGRPVLRLHVSGPGDLDVVREALS; from the coding sequence ATGACCGAGACAGCTTGGAACACCGTGAGTGGCAGTGACACAGGAGCGGCGTTCGAGCTGTTCTTCGGCTATCCCGACGAGGCGTCGTTCGCGGCGACCGTGCAGGCGCTCGTCGCCGACGGCGTCGCGAGCGGCATCGCCCGCAAGGACAAGACCCTCTGGGGCCCGGCCGCCGAGGACGAGTCCGGCAAGCGGCTGTCCTGGGTCTCCCTCTCCGAGACGTCGCGACCCCTGGTCGCGGAGATCGCGGCCCTGCAGGTCGAGCTCCGCGACGCCGGGCTCAGCCGCGTGGTTCTCTGTGGCATGGGCGGCTCCTCGCTCGCGCCCGAGGTGATCTGCGGCGCCGCCGGCGTCGAGCTGGACGTCCTGGACTCCTCCGACCCCGACTTCGTGCGGACCGCGCTCGAGGACCGCCTCGGCGAGACCGTCGTCGTGGTGTCCTCCAAGTCCGGCGGCACCGTCGAGACCGACAGCCAGCGGCGCGCCTACGAGAAGGCGTTCACCGACGCGGGCATCGACCCCGCCCAGCGGATCGTGGTCGTCACCGACCCCGGCTCGCCCCTGGAGAAGTCGGCCCGCGAGGCCGGCTACCGGGTGTTCCTCGCCGACCCCGAGGTGGGCGGCCGCTACTCCGCCCTGACGGCCTTCGGGCTCGTCCCGAGCGGTCTCGCGGGCGCCGACATCGGGCGGCTGCTCGACGAGGCCGAGGCGATCCGTCCGGCACTGGAGGCCGACTCGGTCGACAACCCCGGGCTGCGGCTCGGTGGCCTGCTCGGCGTGGCCAACCTCGCCGGGGTCGACAAGCTGGTGCTCGCCAACGCGGGAGCGACGTACGCCGGGTTCGGCGACTGGGCCGAGCAGCTGATCGCGGAGTCCACGGGCAAGGACGGCAAGGGCATCCTGCCGGTCGTCGTCGACGCGCTCGACTCCCCCAACTTCGTGCCGAGCACCGGCGACGAGGTGCTGGCCACGTTCGGGCCCGACTTCGTCTTCGGCCCCGACGCCGAGCAGGTGCGCCCGACCTCCGGCTACGGCGTCCACGTCGACGCCCCGCTCGGTGCCCAGATGCTGCTGTGGGAGTACGCCACTGCCGTCGCGGGCCGGGTCATCGGGATCAGCCCGTTCGACCAGCCCGACGTCGAGAGCGCCAAGGCCGCGGCCCGCGAGATGCTCGACGGGGGCGGCGAGACCCCGACCCCGCTCTTCGTCCAGGGTCCGGTCACCGTCTACGCCTCGCCGGGCTGGCTGCCGCCCGAGGCGCGCACCGTCTCCGCCGCCGTCGCCGCGCTGCTCTCCGAGCTCGACCAGGAGCACGGCTACGTCTCGGTCCAGGCCTACCTCGACCGGCACCGCGACGCCGCGCTCACCGGCGTGCGGGACACGCTGGCGGTGCGCACCGGCCGGCCGGTCACGTTCGGCTGGGGTCCGCGCTTCCTGCACTCCACCGGGCAGTACCACAAGGGCGGCCCCGCCACCGGCGTCTACCTCCAGGTGACGGGCGACCCGCAGGCCGACCTCGCCGTCCCCGACCGGCCCTTCACCTTCCACGAGTTCCTCACCGCCCAGGCGGTCGGCGACGGGTCCGTGCTGGCCTCCCACGGCCGCCCCGTGCTCCGCCTGCACGTCAGCGGCCCCGGCGACCTCGACGTCGTACGAGAGGCGCTTTCGTGA
- the tal gene encoding transaldolase, producing the protein MSDRLKALAEAGVSIWLDDLSRERIESGNLADLVKEKSVVGVTTNPTIFAGAISDGERYDDQVRELVAQGTAVDRVIFELTTEDVRNACDVLAPVHAQAPADGRVSIEVAPDLAHDTEGTIAAARELWQAVDRENVLIKIPATEAGLPAITAAIAEGISVNVTLIFGIERYRAVMDAYLSGLEAARDAGLDLSRIHSVASFFVSRVDTEIDKRLEEIGSEEALGLRGQAAVANARLAYAAFEEVHADDRWTVLAQAGANAQRPLWASTGVKNPDYSDTLYVTDLVVADTVNTMPEKTMDAFADHGEVKGDQVTGRGAEAQQVFDRLTAVGIDFEDVLKVLEDEGVDKFQKSWDELVQTVSGQMEKAGA; encoded by the coding sequence ATGAGTGACCGTCTGAAGGCCCTCGCCGAGGCGGGGGTGTCCATCTGGCTCGACGACCTGTCGCGCGAGCGGATCGAGAGCGGCAACCTGGCCGACCTGGTCAAGGAGAAGTCGGTGGTCGGCGTGACCACCAACCCCACGATCTTCGCGGGCGCCATCTCCGACGGCGAGCGCTACGACGACCAGGTCCGCGAGCTCGTCGCGCAGGGCACGGCCGTCGACCGCGTGATCTTCGAGCTGACCACCGAGGACGTCCGCAACGCCTGCGACGTGCTGGCCCCGGTCCACGCGCAGGCTCCGGCCGACGGCCGCGTCTCGATCGAGGTCGCGCCCGACCTGGCCCACGACACCGAGGGCACCATCGCCGCGGCCCGTGAGCTGTGGCAGGCCGTCGACCGCGAGAACGTCCTCATCAAGATCCCGGCGACCGAGGCCGGCCTGCCGGCCATCACCGCCGCGATCGCCGAGGGCATCAGCGTCAACGTCACGCTGATCTTCGGCATCGAGCGCTACCGCGCGGTCATGGACGCCTACCTGTCCGGCCTCGAGGCAGCGCGCGACGCCGGCCTCGACCTGTCCCGCATCCACTCGGTCGCGTCGTTCTTCGTCTCGCGCGTCGACACCGAGATCGACAAGCGCCTGGAGGAGATCGGCTCCGAGGAGGCGCTCGGGCTGCGCGGCCAGGCCGCCGTGGCCAACGCCCGCCTCGCGTACGCCGCCTTCGAGGAGGTCCACGCCGACGACCGCTGGACGGTGCTGGCGCAGGCCGGGGCCAACGCGCAGCGTCCGCTGTGGGCCTCGACGGGCGTCAAGAACCCCGACTACTCCGACACGCTCTACGTCACCGACCTGGTCGTGGCCGACACCGTGAACACGATGCCGGAGAAGACCATGGACGCCTTCGCCGACCACGGCGAGGTCAAGGGTGACCAGGTCACCGGCCGCGGCGCCGAGGCGCAGCAGGTCTTCGACCGTCTCACTGCCGTCGGCATCGACTTCGAGGACGTGCTCAAGGTGCTCGAGGACGAAGGGGTCGACAAGTTCCAGAAGTCGTGGGACGAGCTCGTGCAGACCGTCAGCGGACAGATGGAGAAGGCCGGGGCATGA